Proteins encoded by one window of Xiphophorus couchianus chromosome 13, X_couchianus-1.0, whole genome shotgun sequence:
- the lipea gene encoding lipase, hormone-sensitive a isoform X1 → MRIDSEMDHSAVFTALDKVCEENICVLSGPSESPYGTVTKRLVACMRKIRQHGRALEPVVASFTAVYHHYDFDAQTPANGYRTLVKVLQSCLVHIIHKGRYIASNCRGAFFRAEHNAAEMEAYCSALCQLRALLHLAQRLIHDNAHGHLYSPQDADLSDRFVQEYSSMHKACFYGRCLGFQFSPALRPFLQTIVISMVSYGETYGRQQSGIGTAALSLLTSGKYVIDPELRGAEFERITQNLDLHFWKSFWNVTESDILSGFTRIASNPVQVNLTLTVPPESLRLPLASDPTLSTSVSPPVAHWGPGPVHMRLISYDLRDGQDSEELLGFSPGDVAPIASPRLPWLQKKPPSPWLLIHFHGGGFVAQTSRSHENYLRNWSKELSVPVLSVDYSLSPEAPFPRALEECFYAYCWALKHCHLLGSTAERVCLAGDSAGGNLCITVSMKALTAGIRVPDGIMAAYPATLLTTDASPSRLLTLIDPLLPLGVLSRCINAYAGSDFQTIQPSERRGSLSALGRDTALLLSDLTQGASNWIQSLLDPTRTAPRQGTDHRRASAGAAAAGAANILHYPDGFEPLRSECHAYVLPTSYPVIRNPFVSPLLAPTGLLKGLPPVHLVASALDALLDDSVMFAKKLRAMGQAVTLTVVDDLPHGFLSLAQICKETQFACDICVSRIRMVFQPDSAGASPQT, encoded by the exons atgCGGATCG ACTCAGAGATGGACCACTCGGCTGTGTTCACAGCTCTGGATAAGGTCTGTGAGGAGAACATCTGTGTCCTGAGTGGCCCCTCCGAGTCGCCGTACGGCACCGTGACCAAACGCCTGGTGGCATGTATGAGGAAGATTCGCCAACATGGCCGCGCCCTGGAGCCAGTGGTGGCCAGCTTCACCGCCGTCTACCATCACTACGACTTCGACGCCCAGACGCCTGCAAACGGATACCGAACGCTGGTCAAG GTGCTGCAGTCCTGCCTGGTGCACATCATCCATAAAGGTCGCTACATCGCCTCCAACTGCAGAGGAGCCTTCTTCAGGGCGGAGCACAACGCCGCGGAGATGGAGGCGTACTGCAGCGCCCTCTGCCAGCTGCGGGCGCTGCTCCACCTCGCCCAGCGGCTCATCCACGACAACGCCCACGGGCATCTGTACTCGCCGCAGGACGCCGACCTGAGCGACCGCTTCGTTCAGGAGTACAGCTCCATGCACAAGGCCTGCTTCTACGGACGCTGCCTGGGCTTCCAG TTCTCTCCTGCTCTGCGACCTTTCCTCCAGACCATCGTCATCAGCATGGTTTCCTACGGAGAGACGTACGGCAGACAGCAGTCTGGCATAG GAACGGCCGCTCTGTCCCTCCTCACCTCAGGGAAGTACGTCATTGACCCGGAGCTGCGAGGCGCCGAGTTCGAACGCATCACTCAGAATCTGGACTTGCACTTCTGGAAGTCCTTCTGGAACGTCACAGAGTCCGACATTTTATCA GGCTTCACCCGGATCGCCTCCAACCCGGTGCAGGTCAACCTCACGCTGACGGTGCCTCCAGAAAGCCTGCGACTGCCTCTGGCCTCTGACCCCACGCTGTCCACCAGCGTGTCGCCTCCCGTCGCCCACTGGGGCCCGGGGCCGGTCCACATGAGGCTGATCTCCTACGACCTGCGGGACGGCCAG GACAGCGAGGAGCTGCTGGGGTTTTCCCCGGGTGACGTGGCGCCCATCGCCTCACCCCGCCTGCCCTGGCTGCAGAAGAAGCCGCCGTCGCCATGGCTGCTCATCCACTTCCACGGAGGCGGCTTCGTCGCCCAGACGTCCCGTTCCCACGAG AATTACCTCCGTAACTGGTCGAAGGAGCTGAGCGTCCCGGTTCTGTCCGTCGACTACTCTCTGTCGCCTGAAGCTCCGTTTCCTCGGGCGCTGGAGGAATGTTTCTACGCCTACTGCTGGGCGCTgaaacactgccacctgctgg GTTCTACGGCGGAGCGGGTCTGCCTGGCCGGGGACAGCGCCGGGGGGAACCTCTGCATCACCGTCTCCATGAAGGCGCTGACCGCCGGCATCCGCGTCCCCGACGGCATCATGGCCGCCTACCCCGCCACCCTGCTCACCACCGACGCCTCGCCCTCCCGCCTGCTCACGCTCATCGACCCCCTGCTGCCTCTGGGCGTCCTCTCCAGGTGCATCAACGCCTACGCAG GTTCGGACTTCCAGACGATCCAACCTTCAGAGCGGCGCGGCAGCCTGAGCGCTCTGGGCCGGGACACGGCCCTGCTGCTCAGCGACCTCACCCAGGGAGCCTCCAACTGGATCCAGTCCCTTCTGGACCCGACCCGGACCGCGCCGCGCCAAGGCACCGACCACCGCAGGGCGTCGGCCGGCGCCGCCGCAGCCGGCGCCGCCAACATCCTTCACTACCCGGACGGCTTCGAGCCGCTCCGGTCCGAATGCCATGCCTACGTCCTGCCCACGTCCTACCCCGTCATCAGGAACCCGTTTGTGTCTCCTCTGCTGGCGCCGACCGGCCTGCTGAAGGGATTGCCGCCGGTTCACCTGGTG GCGTCGGCGTTGGACGCCTTGCTGGACGATTCGGTGATGTTTGCGAAGAAGCTGCGGGCGATGGGCCAGGCGGTGACCTTGACGGTGGTGGACGACCTTCCTCACGGCTTCCTCAGCCTGGCGCAGATCTGCAAGGAGACGCAGTTCGCCTGCGACATCTGCGTGTCGCGGATCCGGATGGTCTTCCAGCCGGACTCCGCCGGCGCCTCGCCACAGACTTAG
- the lipea gene encoding lipase, hormone-sensitive a isoform X2 → MDHSAVFTALDKVCEENICVLSGPSESPYGTVTKRLVACMRKIRQHGRALEPVVASFTAVYHHYDFDAQTPANGYRTLVKVLQSCLVHIIHKGRYIASNCRGAFFRAEHNAAEMEAYCSALCQLRALLHLAQRLIHDNAHGHLYSPQDADLSDRFVQEYSSMHKACFYGRCLGFQFSPALRPFLQTIVISMVSYGETYGRQQSGIGTAALSLLTSGKYVIDPELRGAEFERITQNLDLHFWKSFWNVTESDILSGFTRIASNPVQVNLTLTVPPESLRLPLASDPTLSTSVSPPVAHWGPGPVHMRLISYDLRDGQDSEELLGFSPGDVAPIASPRLPWLQKKPPSPWLLIHFHGGGFVAQTSRSHENYLRNWSKELSVPVLSVDYSLSPEAPFPRALEECFYAYCWALKHCHLLGSTAERVCLAGDSAGGNLCITVSMKALTAGIRVPDGIMAAYPATLLTTDASPSRLLTLIDPLLPLGVLSRCINAYAGSDFQTIQPSERRGSLSALGRDTALLLSDLTQGASNWIQSLLDPTRTAPRQGTDHRRASAGAAAAGAANILHYPDGFEPLRSECHAYVLPTSYPVIRNPFVSPLLAPTGLLKGLPPVHLVASALDALLDDSVMFAKKLRAMGQAVTLTVVDDLPHGFLSLAQICKETQFACDICVSRIRMVFQPDSAGASPQT, encoded by the exons ATGGACCACTCGGCTGTGTTCACAGCTCTGGATAAGGTCTGTGAGGAGAACATCTGTGTCCTGAGTGGCCCCTCCGAGTCGCCGTACGGCACCGTGACCAAACGCCTGGTGGCATGTATGAGGAAGATTCGCCAACATGGCCGCGCCCTGGAGCCAGTGGTGGCCAGCTTCACCGCCGTCTACCATCACTACGACTTCGACGCCCAGACGCCTGCAAACGGATACCGAACGCTGGTCAAG GTGCTGCAGTCCTGCCTGGTGCACATCATCCATAAAGGTCGCTACATCGCCTCCAACTGCAGAGGAGCCTTCTTCAGGGCGGAGCACAACGCCGCGGAGATGGAGGCGTACTGCAGCGCCCTCTGCCAGCTGCGGGCGCTGCTCCACCTCGCCCAGCGGCTCATCCACGACAACGCCCACGGGCATCTGTACTCGCCGCAGGACGCCGACCTGAGCGACCGCTTCGTTCAGGAGTACAGCTCCATGCACAAGGCCTGCTTCTACGGACGCTGCCTGGGCTTCCAG TTCTCTCCTGCTCTGCGACCTTTCCTCCAGACCATCGTCATCAGCATGGTTTCCTACGGAGAGACGTACGGCAGACAGCAGTCTGGCATAG GAACGGCCGCTCTGTCCCTCCTCACCTCAGGGAAGTACGTCATTGACCCGGAGCTGCGAGGCGCCGAGTTCGAACGCATCACTCAGAATCTGGACTTGCACTTCTGGAAGTCCTTCTGGAACGTCACAGAGTCCGACATTTTATCA GGCTTCACCCGGATCGCCTCCAACCCGGTGCAGGTCAACCTCACGCTGACGGTGCCTCCAGAAAGCCTGCGACTGCCTCTGGCCTCTGACCCCACGCTGTCCACCAGCGTGTCGCCTCCCGTCGCCCACTGGGGCCCGGGGCCGGTCCACATGAGGCTGATCTCCTACGACCTGCGGGACGGCCAG GACAGCGAGGAGCTGCTGGGGTTTTCCCCGGGTGACGTGGCGCCCATCGCCTCACCCCGCCTGCCCTGGCTGCAGAAGAAGCCGCCGTCGCCATGGCTGCTCATCCACTTCCACGGAGGCGGCTTCGTCGCCCAGACGTCCCGTTCCCACGAG AATTACCTCCGTAACTGGTCGAAGGAGCTGAGCGTCCCGGTTCTGTCCGTCGACTACTCTCTGTCGCCTGAAGCTCCGTTTCCTCGGGCGCTGGAGGAATGTTTCTACGCCTACTGCTGGGCGCTgaaacactgccacctgctgg GTTCTACGGCGGAGCGGGTCTGCCTGGCCGGGGACAGCGCCGGGGGGAACCTCTGCATCACCGTCTCCATGAAGGCGCTGACCGCCGGCATCCGCGTCCCCGACGGCATCATGGCCGCCTACCCCGCCACCCTGCTCACCACCGACGCCTCGCCCTCCCGCCTGCTCACGCTCATCGACCCCCTGCTGCCTCTGGGCGTCCTCTCCAGGTGCATCAACGCCTACGCAG GTTCGGACTTCCAGACGATCCAACCTTCAGAGCGGCGCGGCAGCCTGAGCGCTCTGGGCCGGGACACGGCCCTGCTGCTCAGCGACCTCACCCAGGGAGCCTCCAACTGGATCCAGTCCCTTCTGGACCCGACCCGGACCGCGCCGCGCCAAGGCACCGACCACCGCAGGGCGTCGGCCGGCGCCGCCGCAGCCGGCGCCGCCAACATCCTTCACTACCCGGACGGCTTCGAGCCGCTCCGGTCCGAATGCCATGCCTACGTCCTGCCCACGTCCTACCCCGTCATCAGGAACCCGTTTGTGTCTCCTCTGCTGGCGCCGACCGGCCTGCTGAAGGGATTGCCGCCGGTTCACCTGGTG GCGTCGGCGTTGGACGCCTTGCTGGACGATTCGGTGATGTTTGCGAAGAAGCTGCGGGCGATGGGCCAGGCGGTGACCTTGACGGTGGTGGACGACCTTCCTCACGGCTTCCTCAGCCTGGCGCAGATCTGCAAGGAGACGCAGTTCGCCTGCGACATCTGCGTGTCGCGGATCCGGATGGTCTTCCAGCCGGACTCCGCCGGCGCCTCGCCACAGACTTAG